Proteins encoded together in one Falco biarmicus isolate bFalBia1 chromosome 4, bFalBia1.pri, whole genome shotgun sequence window:
- the NOS3 gene encoding nitric oxide synthase, endothelial isoform X1, which translates to MGNLPAVLPGAARSCGLGLCSRQLSTTPEETAGTERGSLVPTRPAEPPRFARLKNWETGSIGYDTLCAQALQELPCSGQRCLGSLVLPRPLPAPAPDGPRPIEELLGLARDFITQYYLSLRRENSPAHAQRLREVEAAIMATGTYQLLEPELVFGAKQAWRNAARCVGRIQWNKLQVFDARDCASVGEMFSFLCTHIQYATNRGNIRSAITIFPQRMPGRGDFRIWNTQLIRYAGYRQPDGSVQGDPANVDITELCIQHGWSPGGGRFDVLPLLLQGPDEPPELFPLPPELVLEVPLQHPTLEWFGELGLRWYALPAVSNMLLEVGGLEFPAAPFNGWYMSSEIGTRNLCDSQRYNLLPEVALRMGLDTRTTSSLWKDKAAVEVNIAVLHSYQVAKVTIVDHHAATESFVKHMENELRTRGGCPADWVWIVPPISGSLTPVFHQEMVNYQLCPTFRYQPDAWKVYVSKGTTVTRRKTFKEVANAVKISAKLMGHMMARRVKATILYATETGKSRTYAWNLCQLFRRAFDPKVLCMDEYDVVSLEHETLVLVVTSTFGNGDPPECAESFSKALMEMTSPYTSTSQAEPPMSYKLRFNSVSQSDQLVTSWKKKRRQLSNTDSAGTLGALRFSVFGLGSRAYPHFCAFARAVDTRLEELGGERVLPMGEGDELCAQEESFRTWARLVFQAACETFCVGDVAGGAEELFAPPQSWKRQRHRLVGQPQATETLAGLSHLHKRRVLPCTVLSVENLQSEESSRATLLVRLDSAGQAELRYQPGDHLGVFPANRAELVRGVLGRVRDPPPPEQPVVVESLEGDPGDGPVPPQPGVPQSRLPPCTLAQALTFFLDVAAPPSPQFLQLLATLAQEPADRQRLQQLGQDARLYEDWKWFRCPTLLEVLEEFPSVGLPASLLLTQLPLLQPRYYSISSAPGPSPGEIHLTVAVVTYHSENGQGPLHYGVCSTWLARLQPGDTVPAFIRGAPSFRLPAAAEAPCILVGPGTGVAPFRSFWQHRLHHLRSGGGPLGSMVLVFGCRSSALDHIYRQEMQEAQEQGALSQVLTAFSRELGTPKTYVQDVLRMQLAAEVHRVLCQSAGHMYVCGDVTMATEVLQTVQHILVQQAGMTLGQAGDFISELRDKNRYHEDIFGLTFRTQEVAFRIRSQSFSMQERQQPGPAP; encoded by the exons ATGGGCAACCTGCCGGCCGTgctgcccggcgctgcccgctcCTGCGGCCTCGGCCTCTGCTCCCGCCAGCTCAGCACCACGCCTGAGGAGACTGCGGGCACCGAGCGGGGCAG cttggtgcCCACCCGCCCAGCGGAGCCCCCTCGCTTTGCCCGGCTGAAGAACTGGGAGACAGGGAGCATCGGCTATGACACTCTCTGTGCCCAGGCCCTGCag gagctgccctgctcagggcagcgctgcctgggctCCTTGGTGCTGCCACGGCCActgccggccccggcccctgaTGGCCCCCGGCCCATCGAGGAGCTGCTGGGCCTGGCCCGGGACTTCATCACCCAGTACTACCTGTCCCTGCGCCG GGAGAACTCACCAGCGCACGCCCAGCGGCTGCGAGAGGTGGAAGCCGCCATCATGGCCACCGGCACCTACCAGCTGCTGGAGCCCGAGCTCGTCTTTGGGGCCAAGCAGGCCTGGCGCAACGCCGCACGCTGCGTGGGGCGCATCCAGTGGaacaagctgcag GTGTTTGACGCCCGGGACTGCGCCAGTGTGGGAGAGATGTTCAGCTTCCTCTGCACCCACATCCAGTACGCCACCAACCGCGGCAACATTCG GTCGGCCATCACCATTTTTCCCCAGCGGATGCCGGGTCGCGGTGATTTCCGCATCTGGAACACGCAGCTGATCCGCTATGCTGGGTACCGGCAGCCCGATGGCTCCGTGCAGGGGGACCCAGCCAACGTTGACATCACCGAG ctctgcatcCAGCACGGCTGgagccccggcggcggccgctTCGAcgtgctgccgctgctgctgcagggcccCGACGAGCCCCCCGAGCTCTTCCCGCTCCCGCCGGAGCTGGTCCTCGAGgtgcccctccagcaccccaC GCTGGAGTGGTTCGGGGAGCTGGGGTTGCGGTGGTACGCGCTGCCGGCTGTCTCCAACATGCTGCTGGAGGTCGGGGGGCTGGAGTTCCCGGCAGCCCCCTTCAACGGCTGGTACATGAGCAGTGAGATCGGCACCAGGAACCTCTGCGACAGCCAGCGCTACAACCTGCTGCCG GAGGTGGCCCTGCGCATGGGGCTGGACACACGAACGACATCGTCCCTCTGGAAGGACAAGGCAGCAGTGGAGGTGAACATCGCCGTGCTGCACAGCTACCAG GTGGCCAAGGTGACAATCGTGGACCACCACGCGGCCACAGAGTCCTTTGTGAAGCACATGGAGAATGAGCTGCGGACACGGGGGGGGTGCCCTGCAGACTGGGTCTGGATCGTGCCCCCCATCTCGGGCAGCCTCACCCCTGTCTTCCACCAGGAGATGGTCAACTACCAGCTCTGCCCCACCTTCCGCTACCAG CCCGATGCCTGGAAGGTCTACGTCTCTAAGGGCACCACTGTCACCAGGAGAAAGACCTTCAAGGAGGTGGCCAA TGCAGTGAAGATTTCAGCCAAGCTGATGGGACACATGATGGCACGCCGCGTCAAGGCCACCATTCTCTATGCCACCGAGACTGGCAAATCCCGGACCTATGCCTGGAACCTCTGCCAGCTTTTCCGACGTGCCTTCGACCCCaag GTGCTGTGCATGGATGAGTATGATGTGGTGTCCCTGGAACATGAGACCCTGGTTCTGGTGGTGACCAGCACCTTTGGCAATGGGGATCCCCCTGAGTGCGCGGAG AGCTTCTCCAAGGCACTGATGGAGATGACCTCACCCTACACCAGCACCtcccaggctgagccacccAT GAGCTACAAGCTGCGGTTCAACAGCGTCTCACAGTCTGACCAGCTCGTCACCTCCTGGAAGAAGAAGCGGCGGCAGCTGAGCAACACTGACAGTGCTGGCACGCTGGGCGCCCTGCG GTTCTCGGTGTTCGGGCTGGGGTCCCGGGCATACCCCCACTTCTGTGCCTTCGCCCGGGCGGTGGACACAcggctggaggagctggggggggagCGGGTGCTGCCCATGGGTGAGGGCGACGAGCTCTGTGCCCAGGAGGAGTCCTTCCGCACGTGGGCCCGCCTCGTCTTCCAG GCTGCCTGTGAGACCTTCTGCGTGGGGGACGTGGCAGGGGGGGCCGAGGAGCTCTTCGCCCCCCCCCAAAGCTGGAAGCGCCAGAGGCACCGGCTGGTTGGGCAGCCCCAGGCCACGGAGACCCTGGCTg GGCTGTCCCACCTGCACAAGCGCCGGGTGTTGCCCTGCACGGTGCTTTCCGTGGAGAACCTGCAGAGCGAGGAGTCCAG CCGGGCTACCCTGCTGGTGCGGCTGGACTCGGCGGGGCAGGCGGAGCTGCGGTACCAGCCCGGGGACCACCTCGGCGTCTTCCCCGCCAACCGCGCCGAGCTGGTGCGGGGGGTCCTGGGCCGCGTGCGCGACCCGCCGCCCCCCGAGCAGCCTGTCGTGGTGGAGAGTCTGGAGGGGGATCCCGGCG ACGggcccgtgcccccccagcccggggtgCCACAGAGCCGCCTGCCCCCCTGCACCCTGGCCCAGGCACTCACCTTCTTCCTGGATGTGGcggcccccccgagcccccagTTTCTGCAGCTTCTGGCTACACTGGCACAGGAGCCAGCCGACCGGCAGCGCCTGCAGCAGCTCGGCCAG GACGCCCGGCTGTATGAGGACTGGAAGTGGTTCCGGTGCCCCACgctgctggaggtgctggaggagtTCCCCTCGGTGGGGCTGCCggcctccctgctgctcaccCAGCTGCCACTGCTCCAGCCGCGCTACTACTCCATCAGCTCCGCAcctggccccagccctggggagatCCACCTCACAGTGGCCGTAGTCACCTACCACAGTGAGa ATGGGCAGGGCCCCCTGCACTACGGCGTCTGCTCCACCTGGCTGGCACGGCTGCAGCCGGGGGACACCGTGCCCGCCTTCATCCGGGG CGCCCCGTCGTTCCGGCTGCCGGCCGCCGCGGAGGCGCCCTGCATCCTGGTGGGGCCCGGCACCGGCGTCGCGCCCTTCCGCAGCTTCTGGCAGCACCGGCTGCACCACCTGCGGTCCGGAg GCGGCCCCCTGGGCAGCATGGTGCTGGTTTTCGGCTGCCGCTCCTCAGCGCTGGACCACATCTACCGGCAGGAGATGCAGgaggcacaggagcaggggGCCCTCAGCCAGGTCCTCACTGCCTTCTCCCGTGAGCTGGGGACCCCCAAG ACCTACGTGCAGGATGTGCTGCGgatgcagctggcagcagaggtgCACCGGGTGCTGTGCCAGAGCGCTGGGCACATGTATGTCTGTGGGGATGTGACGATGGCCACCGAGGTGCTGCAGACGGTGCAGCACATCCTGGTGCAGCAAGCCGGCATGACGCTGGGGCAGGCCGGGGACTTCATCAGTGAGCTGCGG GACAAGAACCGCTACCACGAGGACATCTTCGGCCTCACCTTCCGCACGCAGGAGGTGGCCTTCCGCATCCGCAGCCAGTCCTTCTCCATGCAGGAGCGCCAGCAGCCGGGCCCGGCCCCCTGA
- the NOS3 gene encoding nitric oxide synthase, endothelial isoform X4, with the protein MATGTYQLLEPELVFGAKQAWRNAARCVGRIQWNKLQVFDARDCASVGEMFSFLCTHIQYATNRGNIRSAITIFPQRMPGRGDFRIWNTQLIRYAGYRQPDGSVQGDPANVDITELCIQHGWSPGGGRFDVLPLLLQGPDEPPELFPLPPELVLEVPLQHPTLEWFGELGLRWYALPAVSNMLLEVGGLEFPAAPFNGWYMSSEIGTRNLCDSQRYNLLPEVALRMGLDTRTTSSLWKDKAAVEVNIAVLHSYQVAKVTIVDHHAATESFVKHMENELRTRGGCPADWVWIVPPISGSLTPVFHQEMVNYQLCPTFRYQPDAWKVYVSKGTTVTRRKTFKEVANAVKISAKLMGHMMARRVKATILYATETGKSRTYAWNLCQLFRRAFDPKVLCMDEYDVVSLEHETLVLVVTSTFGNGDPPECAESFSKALMEMTSPYTSTSQAEPPMSYKLRFNSVSQSDQLVTSWKKKRRQLSNTDSAGTLGALRFSVFGLGSRAYPHFCAFARAVDTRLEELGGERVLPMGEGDELCAQEESFRTWARLVFQAACETFCVGDVAGGAEELFAPPQSWKRQRHRLVGQPQATETLAGLSHLHKRRVLPCTVLSVENLQSEESSRATLLVRLDSAGQAELRYQPGDHLGVFPANRAELVRGVLGRVRDPPPPEQPVVVESLEGDPGDGPVPPQPGVPQSRLPPCTLAQALTFFLDVAAPPSPQFLQLLATLAQEPADRQRLQQLGQDARLYEDWKWFRCPTLLEVLEEFPSVGLPASLLLTQLPLLQPRYYSISSAPGPSPGEIHLTVAVVTYHSENGQGPLHYGVCSTWLARLQPGDTVPAFIRGAPSFRLPAAAEAPCILVGPGTGVAPFRSFWQHRLHHLRSGGGPLGSMVLVFGCRSSALDHIYRQEMQEAQEQGALSQVLTAFSRELGTPKTYVQDVLRMQLAAEVHRVLCQSAGHMYVCGDVTMATEVLQTVQHILVQQAGMTLGQAGDFISELRDKNRYHEDIFGLTFRTQEVAFRIRSQSFSMQERQQPGPAP; encoded by the exons ATGGCCACCGGCACCTACCAGCTGCTGGAGCCCGAGCTCGTCTTTGGGGCCAAGCAGGCCTGGCGCAACGCCGCACGCTGCGTGGGGCGCATCCAGTGGaacaagctgcag GTGTTTGACGCCCGGGACTGCGCCAGTGTGGGAGAGATGTTCAGCTTCCTCTGCACCCACATCCAGTACGCCACCAACCGCGGCAACATTCG GTCGGCCATCACCATTTTTCCCCAGCGGATGCCGGGTCGCGGTGATTTCCGCATCTGGAACACGCAGCTGATCCGCTATGCTGGGTACCGGCAGCCCGATGGCTCCGTGCAGGGGGACCCAGCCAACGTTGACATCACCGAG ctctgcatcCAGCACGGCTGgagccccggcggcggccgctTCGAcgtgctgccgctgctgctgcagggcccCGACGAGCCCCCCGAGCTCTTCCCGCTCCCGCCGGAGCTGGTCCTCGAGgtgcccctccagcaccccaC GCTGGAGTGGTTCGGGGAGCTGGGGTTGCGGTGGTACGCGCTGCCGGCTGTCTCCAACATGCTGCTGGAGGTCGGGGGGCTGGAGTTCCCGGCAGCCCCCTTCAACGGCTGGTACATGAGCAGTGAGATCGGCACCAGGAACCTCTGCGACAGCCAGCGCTACAACCTGCTGCCG GAGGTGGCCCTGCGCATGGGGCTGGACACACGAACGACATCGTCCCTCTGGAAGGACAAGGCAGCAGTGGAGGTGAACATCGCCGTGCTGCACAGCTACCAG GTGGCCAAGGTGACAATCGTGGACCACCACGCGGCCACAGAGTCCTTTGTGAAGCACATGGAGAATGAGCTGCGGACACGGGGGGGGTGCCCTGCAGACTGGGTCTGGATCGTGCCCCCCATCTCGGGCAGCCTCACCCCTGTCTTCCACCAGGAGATGGTCAACTACCAGCTCTGCCCCACCTTCCGCTACCAG CCCGATGCCTGGAAGGTCTACGTCTCTAAGGGCACCACTGTCACCAGGAGAAAGACCTTCAAGGAGGTGGCCAA TGCAGTGAAGATTTCAGCCAAGCTGATGGGACACATGATGGCACGCCGCGTCAAGGCCACCATTCTCTATGCCACCGAGACTGGCAAATCCCGGACCTATGCCTGGAACCTCTGCCAGCTTTTCCGACGTGCCTTCGACCCCaag GTGCTGTGCATGGATGAGTATGATGTGGTGTCCCTGGAACATGAGACCCTGGTTCTGGTGGTGACCAGCACCTTTGGCAATGGGGATCCCCCTGAGTGCGCGGAG AGCTTCTCCAAGGCACTGATGGAGATGACCTCACCCTACACCAGCACCtcccaggctgagccacccAT GAGCTACAAGCTGCGGTTCAACAGCGTCTCACAGTCTGACCAGCTCGTCACCTCCTGGAAGAAGAAGCGGCGGCAGCTGAGCAACACTGACAGTGCTGGCACGCTGGGCGCCCTGCG GTTCTCGGTGTTCGGGCTGGGGTCCCGGGCATACCCCCACTTCTGTGCCTTCGCCCGGGCGGTGGACACAcggctggaggagctggggggggagCGGGTGCTGCCCATGGGTGAGGGCGACGAGCTCTGTGCCCAGGAGGAGTCCTTCCGCACGTGGGCCCGCCTCGTCTTCCAG GCTGCCTGTGAGACCTTCTGCGTGGGGGACGTGGCAGGGGGGGCCGAGGAGCTCTTCGCCCCCCCCCAAAGCTGGAAGCGCCAGAGGCACCGGCTGGTTGGGCAGCCCCAGGCCACGGAGACCCTGGCTg GGCTGTCCCACCTGCACAAGCGCCGGGTGTTGCCCTGCACGGTGCTTTCCGTGGAGAACCTGCAGAGCGAGGAGTCCAG CCGGGCTACCCTGCTGGTGCGGCTGGACTCGGCGGGGCAGGCGGAGCTGCGGTACCAGCCCGGGGACCACCTCGGCGTCTTCCCCGCCAACCGCGCCGAGCTGGTGCGGGGGGTCCTGGGCCGCGTGCGCGACCCGCCGCCCCCCGAGCAGCCTGTCGTGGTGGAGAGTCTGGAGGGGGATCCCGGCG ACGggcccgtgcccccccagcccggggtgCCACAGAGCCGCCTGCCCCCCTGCACCCTGGCCCAGGCACTCACCTTCTTCCTGGATGTGGcggcccccccgagcccccagTTTCTGCAGCTTCTGGCTACACTGGCACAGGAGCCAGCCGACCGGCAGCGCCTGCAGCAGCTCGGCCAG GACGCCCGGCTGTATGAGGACTGGAAGTGGTTCCGGTGCCCCACgctgctggaggtgctggaggagtTCCCCTCGGTGGGGCTGCCggcctccctgctgctcaccCAGCTGCCACTGCTCCAGCCGCGCTACTACTCCATCAGCTCCGCAcctggccccagccctggggagatCCACCTCACAGTGGCCGTAGTCACCTACCACAGTGAGa ATGGGCAGGGCCCCCTGCACTACGGCGTCTGCTCCACCTGGCTGGCACGGCTGCAGCCGGGGGACACCGTGCCCGCCTTCATCCGGGG CGCCCCGTCGTTCCGGCTGCCGGCCGCCGCGGAGGCGCCCTGCATCCTGGTGGGGCCCGGCACCGGCGTCGCGCCCTTCCGCAGCTTCTGGCAGCACCGGCTGCACCACCTGCGGTCCGGAg GCGGCCCCCTGGGCAGCATGGTGCTGGTTTTCGGCTGCCGCTCCTCAGCGCTGGACCACATCTACCGGCAGGAGATGCAGgaggcacaggagcaggggGCCCTCAGCCAGGTCCTCACTGCCTTCTCCCGTGAGCTGGGGACCCCCAAG ACCTACGTGCAGGATGTGCTGCGgatgcagctggcagcagaggtgCACCGGGTGCTGTGCCAGAGCGCTGGGCACATGTATGTCTGTGGGGATGTGACGATGGCCACCGAGGTGCTGCAGACGGTGCAGCACATCCTGGTGCAGCAAGCCGGCATGACGCTGGGGCAGGCCGGGGACTTCATCAGTGAGCTGCGG GACAAGAACCGCTACCACGAGGACATCTTCGGCCTCACCTTCCGCACGCAGGAGGTGGCCTTCCGCATCCGCAGCCAGTCCTTCTCCATGCAGGAGCGCCAGCAGCCGGGCCCGGCCCCCTGA